In a single window of the Drosophila miranda strain MSH22 chromosome XL, D.miranda_PacBio2.1, whole genome shotgun sequence genome:
- the LOC117187660 gene encoding RCC1 domain-containing protein 1-like, with product MWGRNCYGQLGTGSISEQQAVPQPLSLRLPDGQTPAHVHMGAEHGLLRTTAGEIYTWGWNEHGNCGNNSTENVCSA from the exons ATGTGGGGCCGCAACTGCTACGGACAGCTGGGCACGGGCTCGATCAGCGAGCAGCAGGCGGTGCCCCAGCCACTGAGCCTCCGACTGCCCGACGGCCAGACGCCTGCTCACGTGCACATGGGGGCAGAGCACGGCCTGCTGCGGACTACAGCCGGCGAGATCTACACCTGGGGCTGGAACGAGCACGGAAACTGTGGCAACAACAGTACAGAGAATGT ATGCAGCGCGTGA